In Halovivax gelatinilyticus, the following are encoded in one genomic region:
- a CDS encoding helix-turn-helix domain-containing protein: protein MTDFESAEGLRVTFTVSDADAVRSLLEQSSGVEATIEPRGISITDSVGEAAVEIDVSGITPKQWEALELAYDRGYYERPRGTNLDELAAALGISKSAVSQRLCAAEARLVGAVLDRLGR from the coding sequence ATGACAGATTTTGAGTCCGCCGAGGGGCTGCGGGTCACCTTCACCGTCTCCGACGCGGACGCGGTACGGAGTCTGCTGGAGCAGAGCTCTGGGGTGGAAGCAACCATCGAACCGCGTGGTATCTCGATCACCGATTCGGTCGGCGAGGCGGCCGTCGAGATCGACGTCAGCGGGATCACGCCGAAACAGTGGGAAGCGCTCGAACTCGCCTACGATCGTGGCTACTACGAGCGCCCGCGCGGAACGAATCTCGACGAACTCGCCGCCGCGCTGGGCATCTCGAAGTCGGCCGTCTCCCAGCGACTCTGTGCCGCGGAGGCGCGACTCGTCGGAGCGGTCCTCGACCGTCTCGGGCGGTGA
- the nrfD gene encoding NrfD/PsrC family molybdoenzyme membrane anchor subunit: protein MSPDIDGERVLRPLHNTTKGHFALLVVFGLAALWLLVAWVYQLRGGMMTVTNLGDWGTAGGVPWGLYIGAFVWWIGIAHGGIAISAAVTVFKIERFRPIARIAEVLTVFALGMAAANIVFSLGRPDRIFNTIVQWPLTVYHSPLAWDIAVITLYLVLSLTYITLSLRDEIYALRPRLPWWLGPIYSVILLGYRPAESEKVEQITWWLAVAILALVPLLSGGVVPWLFGLIAAQPGWFGAAAGPSMLVESLTSAMAFVIIVVAAFRYAYGWEDMIEEAILVDLSKVLALLVLATIWFVIHDVLTGLYLAPAHIDVITETMLTLPFFWLAIGGLLVSFTYLAATVLRPDWFSIPVLVVVSGVVAISILNKKVMFIVEGLMHPSVPPLTNLYPAGEYFPNWVEWSLVLGSIVLVGLGFVIVSKIIPMIELEDAGELVDEPRSSRTDGDSSPDVAADGGVLSGGKLNGSAADTERQPVNSAISDPVDTTGRGVAESDTVGLDSDSATTEEDR, encoded by the coding sequence GTGAGCCCCGACATCGACGGCGAGCGCGTACTTCGGCCGCTCCACAACACGACGAAGGGACATTTCGCCCTGCTAGTGGTGTTCGGGCTGGCGGCACTCTGGCTGCTGGTCGCCTGGGTCTACCAGCTCCGCGGCGGAATGATGACGGTAACGAACCTCGGCGACTGGGGGACCGCCGGCGGGGTGCCCTGGGGGCTGTACATCGGCGCGTTCGTCTGGTGGATCGGCATCGCCCACGGCGGGATCGCCATCTCGGCGGCGGTGACCGTCTTCAAGATCGAACGGTTCCGCCCGATCGCGCGCATCGCCGAGGTGTTGACGGTGTTCGCACTCGGGATGGCCGCCGCGAACATCGTCTTCAGCCTGGGCCGTCCCGACCGGATCTTCAACACCATCGTCCAGTGGCCGCTGACGGTCTACCACTCGCCGCTGGCCTGGGACATCGCCGTCATCACGCTCTATCTCGTCCTCTCGCTGACCTACATCACGCTCTCGCTGCGAGACGAGATCTACGCTCTCCGACCGCGACTCCCCTGGTGGCTGGGCCCGATCTACTCGGTGATCTTGCTGGGATACCGCCCGGCCGAGAGCGAGAAGGTCGAGCAGATCACCTGGTGGCTCGCGGTGGCGATCCTCGCACTCGTCCCGCTGCTGTCCGGCGGCGTCGTCCCGTGGCTGTTCGGCCTGATCGCCGCCCAGCCCGGCTGGTTCGGTGCCGCCGCCGGCCCCTCGATGCTCGTCGAGTCGCTGACGAGCGCGATGGCGTTCGTCATCATCGTCGTCGCCGCTTTCCGCTACGCCTACGGCTGGGAGGACATGATCGAGGAGGCGATCCTCGTCGACCTCTCGAAGGTGCTGGCACTGCTGGTGCTCGCGACGATCTGGTTCGTCATCCACGATGTCCTCACGGGCCTCTACCTCGCGCCGGCACACATCGACGTCATCACCGAGACGATGCTGACCCTGCCGTTCTTCTGGCTGGCGATCGGCGGGTTGCTGGTCTCGTTCACCTACCTCGCCGCGACGGTGCTGCGGCCGGATTGGTTCTCCATCCCGGTGCTGGTCGTCGTCTCCGGGGTGGTGGCGATCTCGATCCTGAACAAGAAGGTGATGTTCATCGTCGAGGGACTGATGCACCCGTCGGTGCCGCCGCTGACCAATCTCTACCCCGCGGGCGAGTACTTCCCCAACTGGGTCGAGTGGTCGCTCGTCCTCGGCTCGATCGTGCTGGTGGGACTCGGCTTCGTCATCGTCTCGAAGATTATCCCGATGATCGAACTCGAAGACGCCGGCGAGCTCGTCGACGAGCCTCGATCGTCACGGACTGATGGAGATTCGTCACCCGACGTCGCCGCCGACGGCGGCGTGCTGAGCGGAGGGAAATTAAACGGGTCGGCGGCCGATACCGAAAGACAACCGGTTAACTCAGCGATCTCGGATCCGGTCGATACGACCGGCCGCGGTGTGGCTGAGTCCGACACCGTCGGCCTGGACTCCGATAGCGCCACTACGGAGGAAGACAGATGA
- a CDS encoding helix-turn-helix domain-containing protein → MSTPHSPTDLNDSGHLRARFRIEPDPKAGCGVVAAGERGDRVTQSLGAGGEDCDSRCHAEVDVADEGARLLSSDVSRYCICPVFQGHDCVASVDSLERGELVVTVSVASRDEFRSIVDSLREREASVRLLRVSRSVDEAGGVERALEIETSAITDKQREAVRMAVEAGYYETPRRTDLGELAERLGISKSAVSQRLTAVETRLVAGLVDADGSPVTSDTS, encoded by the coding sequence ATGTCCACCCCCCATTCTCCCACCGACCTCAACGACTCCGGCCATCTCCGGGCCCGGTTTCGCATCGAGCCGGATCCGAAAGCCGGCTGCGGCGTCGTCGCCGCCGGAGAGCGCGGCGATCGCGTCACCCAGTCGCTCGGCGCGGGCGGGGAGGACTGCGACTCGCGCTGTCACGCCGAGGTCGACGTCGCGGACGAGGGCGCCCGACTGCTCTCGAGTGACGTCTCCCGGTACTGCATCTGTCCGGTCTTCCAGGGTCACGACTGCGTCGCCTCGGTCGACAGCTTAGAGCGCGGCGAACTCGTGGTGACCGTCTCGGTGGCGAGCCGGGACGAGTTCCGGTCGATCGTCGACTCGCTGCGCGAGCGGGAGGCCAGTGTTCGACTGCTCCGGGTCTCTCGGTCGGTCGACGAGGCCGGCGGCGTCGAACGAGCCCTCGAGATCGAGACGAGCGCCATCACGGACAAACAGCGCGAGGCGGTCCGGATGGCGGTCGAGGCTGGCTACTACGAAACGCCGCGTCGGACGGATCTCGGCGAGCTGGCCGAGCGCCTCGGCATCTCGAAGTCGGCGGTCTCCCAGCGGCTGACGGCCGTCGAAACGAGGCTCGTTGCCGGGCTGGTCGACGCCGACGGCTCACCGGTCACCTCCGATACGAGCTGA